One window from the genome of Rubinisphaera margarita encodes:
- a CDS encoding thiamine-phosphate kinase, protein MEFELIDQLKSWLKPDARVNLGIGDDCALLPQTDGTESVVTTDLLLDGVHFRTGINPAADIARKALAVNVSDIAAMAAIPVAAFISIVFPRSWSRQQAEELLQALADSAREFQIAIAGGDTNTWSGGLAINVTLYGQVPKGKAVRRDGAQPGDAICVTGPLGGSFAEKQFRFTPRVQEAIWLRENADLHALIDLSDGISSDLGHILRASGVGAELDAELIPIAPAAQVGESDRTPLERALSDGEDFELLFTLPPDDVERLRKIPEAPVTIFPIGRIIPGQGCVLLDAAGKRTECIASGFVHGFDASGQN, encoded by the coding sequence GTGGAATTTGAACTGATCGATCAATTGAAATCATGGCTGAAACCAGATGCCAGAGTCAATCTTGGAATTGGCGATGATTGCGCCCTTCTTCCTCAAACCGACGGCACCGAGTCGGTCGTGACGACAGATCTTCTCCTCGACGGAGTTCACTTTCGCACCGGCATCAACCCGGCTGCGGACATCGCCCGCAAAGCGCTCGCCGTCAACGTCTCGGACATCGCCGCGATGGCCGCCATCCCGGTCGCCGCGTTTATCAGCATCGTCTTTCCACGGTCCTGGAGTCGCCAGCAGGCCGAAGAACTCCTGCAGGCCCTGGCCGACTCCGCCCGCGAGTTCCAGATTGCCATCGCGGGGGGAGACACCAACACCTGGTCTGGCGGGCTGGCGATCAACGTCACATTGTATGGACAGGTCCCGAAAGGGAAAGCGGTCCGACGCGACGGAGCCCAGCCGGGTGATGCGATCTGTGTCACCGGCCCGCTCGGCGGCAGCTTCGCCGAGAAACAGTTTCGCTTCACCCCCCGCGTACAAGAAGCGATCTGGCTCCGGGAAAATGCCGATCTGCATGCGCTGATCGACCTCAGTGACGGCATCTCGTCGGACTTGGGACATATCCTGAGAGCCAGCGGCGTTGGAGCCGAGCTTGATGCCGAGCTGATTCCGATCGCCCCGGCTGCCCAGGTCGGAGAAAGCGACAGGACGCCGCTCGAACGGGCCCTCAGTGACGGCGAAGACTTTGAGCTCCTCTTCACGCTCCCCCCAGATGATGTGGAGCGACTCCGGAAAATTCCGGAGGCCCCGGTGACGATCTTCCCGATCGGACGGATAATTCCGGGGCAGGGTTGTGTCCTCCTCGATGCTGCCGGTAAAAGAACAGAGTGCATCGCATCAGGATTCGTGCATGGATTCGATGCGTCCGGCCAGAACTGA
- a CDS encoding DUF1549 domain-containing protein: protein MATKNALLFSAGLALTVFSGFATAAADELIDFPHQIVPILKTHCVECHGGSQAKGGFSLNTRALFLENAAAIPGDPDSSDFYLRMLSDDEDLMMPPPDHPRVPAASLALIRKWIDQGLKWEPGFTFAESTYEPPLLPRHPEIPAAHAGRTHPIDRFIDAWLLERELPIPEPIDDETFLRRSTLDLIGLLPTPGERDEFLADSNPDKRTRWIEHLLERRIDYADHWMTFWNDLLRNDYTGTGFITGGRKQISTWLYSALLENRPYDEFVRELIAPKTGESRGFIDGIKWRGEVSAGQTLEIQFSQSISQSFLGINMKCASCHDSFIDRWTLKEAYSLAAIYAEAPLEIHRCDKPTGEQATAGWIFPELGSLDASLPREQRLEQLSKLMTDPRNGRFTRTIVNRLWHQLMGRGLVHPVDAMQTEPWHADLLDYLANYLVEHDYDLKQLLRHITTSQAYQSQTEVIQATEDGEYVYRGPRARRLTAEQFLDAVWQLTDAPPAEVDAPVLRNAITEEEREQIALQGSWIWGASAQNGGVPPAGETIMLRKTFQLDSVPNRAVAAVTCDNSAIIYVNGREVSRVDNWEKPAAIVFESNLKPGRNDIVVRATNAGTTPNAAGLYFEARLLGPEGQETVIVSDGSWQWNPQLNQPREGRMGGLPGTFEPAVVVPALSVWTDRTRERLQNILAAARLGEDPLKARASLLNNNALMTALGRPNRDQIVTSRPQELTTLEAINLANGEQLMQALEQGARDLQSRYEGEPERLIEHVYQFALSRNPTAAERELLLNATGPEPTVESIQDLLWIVCLSPEFVYVR, encoded by the coding sequence ATGGCTACGAAAAACGCCCTTTTGTTCTCAGCCGGACTCGCGCTGACGGTTTTCTCAGGATTCGCGACCGCGGCAGCGGACGAGTTGATCGATTTTCCGCACCAGATCGTGCCGATTCTGAAGACGCATTGCGTCGAATGTCACGGCGGCAGTCAGGCGAAGGGGGGCTTCTCGCTGAATACGCGGGCGTTGTTCCTCGAAAACGCGGCGGCTATTCCCGGCGATCCCGACAGCAGCGACTTCTACCTGCGAATGCTCTCCGACGATGAGGACCTGATGATGCCTCCGCCGGATCACCCGCGGGTTCCGGCCGCATCGCTGGCTCTGATCCGGAAATGGATCGATCAGGGGCTGAAATGGGAGCCGGGGTTCACCTTTGCCGAATCGACCTACGAGCCTCCGCTGCTGCCGCGGCATCCGGAAATTCCCGCAGCACACGCAGGACGGACGCATCCGATTGATCGCTTCATCGATGCCTGGCTGCTTGAACGGGAGCTGCCGATTCCCGAGCCGATCGATGATGAAACGTTTCTCCGGCGGAGCACGCTCGACCTGATCGGCCTCCTTCCGACACCTGGGGAACGGGACGAATTTCTGGCTGACTCAAACCCTGACAAGCGGACCCGCTGGATTGAGCATCTACTGGAACGGCGGATCGACTACGCCGATCACTGGATGACCTTCTGGAACGATCTGCTGCGGAACGACTACACCGGCACCGGATTCATCACCGGCGGGCGGAAGCAGATCAGCACCTGGCTTTACTCGGCACTGCTCGAGAACCGGCCGTACGATGAGTTCGTGCGCGAGCTGATTGCCCCGAAGACGGGCGAGAGTCGCGGGTTCATTGATGGCATCAAATGGCGGGGCGAAGTGAGTGCCGGGCAGACGCTGGAGATTCAGTTCTCGCAGAGCATCTCCCAGTCGTTTCTGGGCATCAACATGAAGTGTGCCTCGTGTCACGACAGCTTCATCGATCGCTGGACGCTGAAAGAGGCCTACAGCCTGGCCGCGATTTACGCCGAGGCTCCGCTCGAAATCCACCGCTGCGACAAGCCGACCGGCGAGCAGGCGACGGCGGGGTGGATCTTTCCGGAACTCGGCTCGCTCGATGCCTCCCTGCCTCGCGAGCAGCGGCTCGAACAACTCTCGAAGCTGATGACCGACCCCCGCAACGGGCGGTTCACACGCACGATCGTCAATCGCCTCTGGCATCAACTCATGGGACGCGGGCTGGTTCATCCGGTCGATGCGATGCAGACCGAGCCGTGGCATGCCGATCTGCTCGATTATCTCGCCAACTATCTGGTCGAGCACGATTACGATCTCAAGCAGCTGTTGCGGCACATCACGACCTCGCAGGCGTATCAGTCTCAAACCGAGGTCATTCAGGCAACCGAAGATGGCGAATACGTCTATCGCGGGCCGAGGGCGCGGCGGTTGACTGCCGAGCAGTTTCTCGATGCCGTCTGGCAGCTGACCGATGCCCCGCCGGCCGAGGTCGATGCCCCTGTGCTTCGGAATGCAATTACCGAGGAAGAGCGGGAACAGATTGCCCTGCAGGGGAGCTGGATCTGGGGAGCCTCGGCTCAGAATGGAGGCGTGCCGCCTGCTGGGGAAACGATCATGCTGCGGAAGACGTTTCAGCTCGACTCCGTGCCGAACCGGGCCGTCGCCGCGGTGACGTGTGACAACTCGGCGATCATCTACGTGAATGGCCGCGAAGTGAGTCGCGTCGACAACTGGGAGAAACCGGCCGCGATCGTGTTCGAGTCGAACCTGAAGCCGGGGCGGAACGACATCGTTGTGCGGGCGACCAATGCCGGAACGACTCCCAATGCGGCGGGTCTGTATTTCGAAGCCCGGCTGCTCGGACCGGAGGGGCAGGAAACGGTGATTGTCAGCGATGGGAGCTGGCAATGGAATCCGCAACTGAACCAGCCTCGGGAAGGACGCATGGGCGGTCTGCCCGGGACGTTCGAACCGGCTGTGGTCGTGCCGGCTCTTTCCGTGTGGACCGACCGGACGCGGGAACGGTTGCAGAACATTCTGGCCGCGGCCCGGCTGGGGGAAGACCCGTTGAAGGCCCGGGCGTCTCTGCTCAACAACAATGCGTTGATGACCGCGCTGGGGCGTCCGAACCGGGATCAGATCGTGACGTCGCGTCCCCAGGAGTTGACGACCCTCGAAGCGATCAATCTGGCCAACGGCGAACAGCTGATGCAGGCCCTGGAGCAGGGAGCCCGCGACTTGCAGAGCCGATACGAGGGCGAGCCGGAACGGCTGATCGAGCACGTGTATCAGTTCGCCCTGTCCCGCAACCCGACGGCAGCCGAACGGGAACTGCTCCTCAATGCAACAGGCCCTGAACCAACCGTGGAGTCGATTCAGGACCTGTTGTGGATCGTATGCCTGTCCCCGGAGTTCGTTTACGTCCGGTAG